The Oncorhynchus masou masou isolate Uvic2021 chromosome 13, UVic_Omas_1.1, whole genome shotgun sequence genomic interval ACTAGTGGAGAGCTGGAGCCAAAATGTCACCCTCCTCCAGGAGCTTCTTTACCAGGTAGGGGCTCTTACTGAGGAAGACCTCAGCCTGGTGAGAGGGGGAGGTcgcctgggggagagggactgCATGAGGACTCTGCTGGATGTGCTACACGGGCGTGGAGAGGAAGCCTGTCGAGCCTTCTTTCATGTTCTACAGTcgcagagagccaacacacagtCAGGGTCTATGGTGGCAGCTATCCCACCTGAGGGCTCTGGACCCAGCAGCAGTGACTCTGGTCCAACCAACATGCAGGAGCACTTGAGGAAACATAAGGACATATTAGGCAGGCAGCACAGACCCGCTGATTACCTTAGTATCAGGACTATTAGGTGTAGTAGTTCAGACAGTAGTGATGAGTCTTGTTCCTTTACAGATATCACATTGTCCAGGTGCGCGGGCTACACTGTTCCCCTGCAGTACCACCAGCACGAGGTAGCCATGGTGGGTGATGCCTTCCGGAGCCAGGACCAGGTCTGTACCTTTCAAGATGTCTGCCAGAGTCTGCTGTCTGTTCCAGGAGAGGACGTGAGTCTGCTCTCGGGGGTGGCCGGCAGTGGGAAGACCACGGTGGTGAGACGGCTGGTTCATGAATGGGCAAAGGACTCTGGATCCCAGAAGATAGTCCTGTCCCTATCCTTCAGAGAGCTCAATCTGCTCAGTGAGCCTCAGAGCCTGCAGGAGCTTCTCCTGGTGCACTACAGCCACCTCAAACCTGTCCTGCCCTGGGTCATTGACTCCCAACCTGGCCGGATCCTACTCATCTTGGACGGGCTCGATGAGTTCTGCTTCCCCCTGGAATTTGAGCGGAGCCCCAAGTGCTCGGACCCAGAGCGGAAGCTGGGCATGGGGGAGATGGTGGTGAACTTGATCAAGGGTCACCTTCTCCCCGGTATCTCCATCCTGGTCACATCTCGGCCCCATGCAGTCTCCAAGGTCCCTCCCCTGCTGGTGACCCAGCTCTACAGCATCCTGGGCTTCTCTAAAGACCAGCAGAGGCACTACTTTGAGCAGAGCTGCAACTCTCCCCTGGTGGCCTCTGCCGTGTGGGGCTACGTTTCCTCCTACCAGCCCCTCCAGCTCATGTGTCGTATACCAGCCTTCTGCTGGATCGTCTCCACTGCCCTGCGTGATAGAGCCCCCTGCTGCCTTAGCCAAGTCACCACAACCACTCTGCCCAATACAGCTAGGACAATGCCAGCAAGCTCCAGTGATACTTCCACCTCCAACAACAGGGCTGAAGAAGCCACTCCAACCCCCTCCACTTTCTCCTCCACTGTTCCCAGGGTGATGTTAATGAGCGGCCATGTCAAGCCCATCACCATCACAGAGATCTACTGTTGCTTTCTCAAGTCCATCCTGGTGCTCCACGGGGAGGGCCACAGTCAGGAAGGCTGCAGCCCGCAGTGTCTCCAGGAGGCCCCGCGGGTCCTACAGGAGATGCGGCCCATGCTGAGAGACCTGGGCGCCCTGGCCTTCAAGGGCCTCCTGGAGCGACGCTTCCTTTTCGACCAGGCTGATCTGAGCTCTTTCTCCCTGGACTGCTGTGGGCTGTCCAAGACCTTCCTGGTGGAGATCCTCCGAGAGGACCGGGCCTCGCTCACCTGCCAGAGGAGCTTCCACTTCATCCATACTAGTGTACAGGAGTTCCTGGCAGCTCTCTACTATGTCCTGCAGGCCCTCTCCGGCTCAGACCCGTTCTCGGGGCTCAAGTCAGCCGTTGGTGTAGCCCTGTTTCCAGTCGCCCTGCACAAAGTGTTAACCTCCACTGCTAATAAGCTGCTGAGGCCCAGA includes:
- the LOC135552669 gene encoding protein NLRC3-like isoform X1, with the protein product MAVGPCSIALQKRRVQLVESWSQNVTLLQELLYQVGALTEEDLSLVRGGGRLGERDCMRTLLDVLHGRGEEACRAFFHVLQSQRANTQSGSMVAAIPPEGSGPSSSDSGPTNMQEHLRKHKDILGRQHRPADYLSIRTIRCSSSDSSDESCSFTDITLSRCAGYTVPLQYHQHEVAMVGDAFRSQDQVCTFQDVCQSLLSVPGEDVSLLSGVAGSGKTTVVRRLVHEWAKDSGSQKIVLSLSFRELNLLSEPQSLQELLLVHYSHLKPVLPWVIDSQPGRILLILDGLDEFCFPLEFERSPKCSDPERKLGMGEMVVNLIKGHLLPGISILVTSRPHAVSKVPPLLVTQLYSILGFSKDQQRHYFEQSCNSPLVASAVWGYVSSYQPLQLMCRIPAFCWIVSTALRDRAPCCLSQVTTTTLPNTARTMPASSSDTSTSNNRAEEATPTPSTFSSTVPRVMLMSGHVKPITITEIYCCFLKSILVLHGEGHSQEGCSPQCLQEAPRVLQEMRPMLRDLGALAFKGLLERRFLFDQADLSSFSLDCCGLSKTFLVEILREDRASLTCQRSFHFIHTSVQEFLAALYYVLQALSGSDPFSGLKSAVGVALFPVALHKVLTSTANKLLRPRRLLRRYVKKAFSWGGHHQSGHMDLFCRFVSGLLVPQTRVILDGLFRSRSQIPPSPSSSLPSPPPTPPFLLSLLHSQLQCGKLSPERQVNVCHCLYEAQDPGLAQRLQGWLQVLAQQQDPDQSGPAKRDWSELAFLLQLTPDLQDLNLEAQGLDADGLRRLLPVLPLFSTLRLAQNPLGPEGAVVLACAMQSPDCRVERLWVVGTGLGCKGLRVLIEGLKDNHTVVDLRMAINHIGDVGAGCLADLLRTNHTLKDIRLRDNQITDKGAELLMEALTENTTLEHLWMFDNKLSKEGVRKLKEFARSTSHLDIKVCI
- the LOC135552669 gene encoding protein NLRC3-like isoform X2 codes for the protein MVGDAFRSQDQVCTFQDVCQSLLSVPGEDVSLLSGVAGSGKTTVVRRLVHEWAKDSGSQKIVLSLSFRELNLLSEPQSLQELLLVHYSHLKPVLPWVIDSQPGRILLILDGLDEFCFPLEFERSPKCSDPERKLGMGEMVVNLIKGHLLPGISILVTSRPHAVSKVPPLLVTQLYSILGFSKDQQRHYFEQSCNSPLVASAVWGYVSSYQPLQLMCRIPAFCWIVSTALRDRAPCCLSQVTTTTLPNTARTMPASSSDTSTSNNRAEEATPTPSTFSSTVPRVMLMSGHVKPITITEIYCCFLKSILVLHGEGHSQEGCSPQCLQEAPRVLQEMRPMLRDLGALAFKGLLERRFLFDQADLSSFSLDCCGLSKTFLVEILREDRASLTCQRSFHFIHTSVQEFLAALYYVLQALSGSDPFSGLKSAVGVALFPVALHKVLTSTANKLLRPRRLLRRYVKKAFSWGGHHQSGHMDLFCRFVSGLLVPQTRVILDGLFRSRSQIPPSPSSSLPSPPPTPPFLLSLLHSQLQCGKLSPERQVNVCHCLYEAQDPGLAQRLQGWLQVLAQQQDPDQSGPAKRDWSELAFLLQLTPDLQDLNLEAQGLDADGLRRLLPVLPLFSTLRLAQNPLGPEGAVVLACAMQSPDCRVERLWVVGTGLGCKGLRVLIEGLKDNHTVVDLRMAINHIGDVGAGCLADLLRTNHTLKDIRLRDNQITDKGAELLMEALTENTTLEHLWMFDNKLSKEGVRKLKEFARSTSHLDIKVCI